The Marinoscillum sp. 108 genome has a segment encoding these proteins:
- a CDS encoding isoaspartyl peptidase/L-asparaginase family protein codes for MNSLVNRKLNLFLLIVVACLSGCNTTPAENTPNEPVERKIAVVIHGGAGTVSRENMDSVTEVAYRAKLDEALQAAYTILEDGGSSCDAIQAAIVMMENSPLFNAGVGAVFTATGENELDASIMRGEDLNAGAVAGVKTVKNPILAAYQVMINSPHVMLAREGAEQFAKERGLELVDPSYFSTDPRKAQLEKAIKKVEKEYGTVGAVAVDRQGNICAATSTGGMTNKKWGRIGDSPVIGAGTYANNNTCGFSGTGHGEYYIRTAAAHDVSALMEYKNLSVEEAAQTVMDKITKMDALGGMIAMDRFGNVAMPFNTSGMYRGYRKEGEMAVIKIFQGE; via the coding sequence ATGAACTCCCTCGTGAATCGCAAACTGAACTTATTTCTACTGATCGTAGTAGCCTGTCTTTCTGGATGTAACACCACACCTGCTGAAAACACTCCCAATGAGCCCGTTGAACGTAAAATTGCAGTTGTCATTCATGGAGGTGCTGGCACTGTGAGTAGAGAAAACATGGATTCTGTAACAGAAGTGGCCTATCGGGCCAAGCTCGACGAGGCGCTTCAGGCCGCCTATACCATTCTGGAAGATGGAGGATCAAGTTGTGACGCCATTCAGGCCGCCATTGTGATGATGGAAAATTCTCCACTCTTCAATGCCGGCGTAGGAGCAGTCTTCACCGCCACCGGAGAAAATGAACTTGATGCAAGTATCATGCGTGGGGAAGACCTGAATGCCGGTGCTGTAGCCGGTGTAAAAACCGTCAAAAACCCCATTCTAGCGGCCTATCAGGTCATGATCAATTCACCTCACGTGATGCTGGCCCGCGAAGGAGCGGAACAGTTTGCCAAAGAGCGTGGATTGGAACTGGTGGATCCCAGCTATTTCAGTACAGATCCACGCAAGGCACAACTGGAAAAGGCTATCAAAAAAGTAGAAAAGGAGTATGGAACTGTTGGTGCCGTGGCTGTAGACCGGCAGGGAAATATCTGCGCGGCAACATCCACCGGCGGTATGACCAACAAAAAATGGGGCCGCATTGGGGACTCTCCCGTCATAGGAGCCGGCACCTATGCCAATAACAACACCTGCGGATTTTCCGGCACAGGACATGGAGAATATTATATCCGCACTGCCGCAGCGCACGACGTGTCGGCACTGATGGAATATAAAAACTTATCTGTGGAGGAAGCCGCTCAAACGGTGATGGACAAGATCACCAAAATGGACGCTCTGGGTGGCATGATCGCTATGGACAGGTTTGGTAATGTAGCCATGCCCTTCAACACCAGCGGCATGTACAGAGGATACCGAAAAGAAGGGGAAATGGCCGTGATCAAAATATTCCAGGGGGAGTAG
- a CDS encoding TraR/DksA C4-type zinc finger protein — protein MAEKTKYSEDELKEFEELIHQKLAKAREELNILKGSLTRDTDEGTDATHGAVKTLEDGADTAEKEQLSTLAGRQQKFINNLENALIRIKNGTYGVCVDTGKLISKERLRAVPHTMHSIEAKLNVKK, from the coding sequence ATGGCTGAGAAGACGAAATATTCAGAGGACGAATTAAAGGAATTCGAAGAGTTGATTCATCAGAAGCTGGCAAAAGCGAGAGAAGAACTGAACATTTTGAAGGGTTCTTTGACACGAGATACCGATGAGGGTACGGATGCGACCCACGGTGCTGTGAAGACCCTGGAGGATGGGGCGGATACTGCAGAGAAAGAGCAATTGAGTACATTGGCCGGACGGCAGCAGAAGTTTATTAATAACCTTGAAAATGCGTTGATCAGAATCAAAAACGGCACCTACGGGGTTTGTGTGGATACTGGTAAGCTCATCAGCAAAGAGCGATTGAGAGCGGTGCCACACACCATGCATTCGATAGAGGCTAAGCTGAATGTGAAGAAGTAA
- the scpB gene encoding SMC-Scp complex subunit ScpB, giving the protein MDYLANHIEALVFCSPKPITEDEIQSCLKEMFEADVPMEDISGGIAKLSEKYEDEQFSFGLVQSGGGYQFLTKPAYQASISILLKQQSKRRLSNSAMETLAIIAYKQPVTKTEIEQIRGVNCDYAVNKLLEKELIEIKGKAETIGRPMLYGTNNKFMDYFGINSLRDLPTPKDFVQEENTIGKEEEA; this is encoded by the coding sequence ATGGACTACCTCGCCAATCATATTGAGGCACTGGTCTTTTGCTCCCCAAAACCAATCACAGAAGATGAGATTCAGTCTTGTCTGAAGGAAATGTTCGAGGCGGATGTGCCTATGGAGGACATTAGTGGGGGGATCGCAAAACTTAGTGAAAAATATGAAGATGAGCAGTTTTCCTTTGGTTTGGTGCAAAGTGGCGGTGGATATCAGTTTTTGACCAAACCGGCCTATCAGGCAAGTATCAGTATTTTGCTTAAGCAACAATCGAAGCGGCGACTCTCCAACTCAGCCATGGAAACACTCGCCATCATTGCGTATAAGCAGCCAGTCACCAAGACGGAAATTGAACAAATCCGTGGAGTAAACTGCGATTATGCGGTCAATAAATTGCTGGAAAAGGAGCTCATCGAAATCAAAGGCAAGGCAGAGACTATAGGTCGTCCGATGCTCTATGGCACCAACAATAAGTTTATGGACTACTTCGGTATTAACTCACTCAGGGACCTGCCCACACCGAAGGATTTTGTGCAGGAGGAAAACACTATAGGGAAGGAAGAAGAAGCATGA
- a CDS encoding pseudouridine synthase, translating into MKGKKPIKPKTGGPVKKELGSAPVEIRLNKYIANAGVCSRREADQLIADGKVKVNGEVVTELGRKVLSTDKVVYGGKTLKTEKLQYILLNKPNDYITTVTDTHDRKTVMSLLKGACDERIYPVGRLDRATTGLLLFTNDGDLAKKLTHPSYKIKKIYQVTLDKPITNQDFDDILKGVKLEDGLAVPDEMAVVTDDRMVLGIEIHIGKNRIVRRIFEHKGYKVVKLDRVMFGTLTKKNLTRGKYRHLDPREVVQLKNLSGGRK; encoded by the coding sequence ATGAAAGGGAAAAAGCCAATTAAGCCAAAGACAGGAGGGCCAGTCAAGAAGGAATTAGGCTCCGCACCAGTGGAGATACGACTGAATAAGTATATAGCCAACGCGGGCGTATGCTCACGACGGGAGGCAGATCAGCTCATAGCCGATGGCAAAGTGAAGGTGAATGGTGAAGTAGTGACCGAACTGGGCCGAAAGGTGCTGTCTACAGACAAGGTGGTGTACGGAGGCAAAACCCTGAAGACAGAAAAACTCCAGTACATTTTGCTGAATAAGCCTAATGATTACATCACCACTGTCACCGATACACACGACAGAAAAACCGTGATGAGCCTGCTCAAAGGAGCCTGTGATGAGAGAATCTATCCTGTAGGAAGGCTCGACCGGGCCACTACAGGGTTACTGCTATTTACCAATGACGGTGATCTGGCCAAAAAGCTCACTCACCCGTCTTATAAAATCAAGAAGATTTATCAGGTGACCCTGGACAAACCGATCACCAATCAGGATTTTGATGATATCCTGAAAGGTGTGAAGCTGGAGGATGGACTGGCGGTGCCGGATGAGATGGCCGTGGTTACTGATGATCGCATGGTCCTGGGTATAGAAATCCACATTGGCAAAAACCGTATAGTGAGGAGAATCTTCGAACACAAGGGCTATAAAGTGGTGAAGCTGGATCGGGTAATGTTTGGTACATTGACCAAAAAGAACCTCACCCGTGGCAAATATCGCCACCTTGACCCCAGAGAGGTGGTTCAGCTCAAAAACCTCTCCGGAGGAAGAAAATAA
- a CDS encoding OmpA family protein, with translation MRHSLFVLLLLITWAAQAQVPDTLKTYADTINYYRSTAKAIPELNSNKIEYAPSISADGRTMILESNRRGKYELFDSRLVNGKWSDPKPIDPINNFGDSTDLIGGPSISFDGNMLFFFASFRGGFGSEDIYYSIRDGETWTEPKNIGEPINSSGYEGFPSISADGKTMYFVRQNYNVLQDKDLAKLWENKACFSLYLSKKKKDGTWGQPELLPYPINKDCEKAPRIMADNKTLIFASNRLGGRGDFDLYQTQLTPIGDWKPPVALEFVNTKVADQFSSISAQGDLLYYVYDASEINSVEIPPQLRQFKNIIIQGYITDGKNGAGIAAEIVVSDAFTSGEIMTLSNNPNDGRYTVVLAVGSNYNIEIKKKGYTSKSLFFDLSNEHEYKEIDQDIQLYNTANLNLNIYDGDLFEPIQANIKVKEPGAADFLMQLENNPDGRITLDLPLGKVYEIIVDKENFDSKFFTLDVSDLVVYPEFIRDVEMLPHKRNIEINVADLVNNGKIRSKVRIRNRNRDEVIEVSGNETVALRVGDRYEIEATSDQGYAFNSTVIDVKPSGTEISSGDDAVGGVSVIGEGGSAKIQMNLQPLLVGANLTLKEILFESNSDQLNEVSFAELERVVELMKQNPGMKVEIAAHTDDVGSAAYNAALSNRRAQSAVKFLIEKNIPSDRFVAKGYGESQPIVPNDTEENKAQNRRLVLKILAI, from the coding sequence ATGAGGCATTCATTATTTGTGCTGCTTTTGTTAATCACATGGGCTGCTCAGGCTCAAGTCCCTGACACGCTCAAGACCTATGCCGATACCATTAACTACTATAGGAGTACGGCAAAGGCCATTCCGGAACTGAACAGCAATAAAATAGAATACGCTCCCTCCATTTCGGCGGATGGGCGTACCATGATTTTAGAATCTAACCGAAGGGGGAAATATGAACTCTTCGACTCCCGGCTGGTCAATGGCAAATGGTCGGACCCAAAGCCCATAGATCCGATCAATAACTTTGGAGACTCCACTGACCTCATCGGTGGTCCAAGCATCTCGTTTGATGGAAACATGCTTTTCTTCTTTGCTTCATTCAGGGGCGGGTTCGGTAGTGAGGACATCTACTACTCTATTCGTGATGGGGAAACCTGGACCGAGCCAAAAAACATAGGTGAACCGATCAATTCCTCAGGGTATGAAGGTTTCCCCTCCATTTCTGCCGATGGAAAAACCATGTACTTTGTGCGACAAAATTATAATGTCTTACAAGACAAAGACCTGGCTAAGCTCTGGGAAAATAAAGCATGCTTCAGCCTCTACCTTTCCAAGAAAAAGAAGGATGGTACCTGGGGGCAGCCGGAACTCCTTCCTTACCCTATCAACAAAGACTGTGAGAAGGCCCCACGGATTATGGCTGACAACAAGACCCTGATCTTTGCCTCCAACCGACTCGGTGGACGCGGGGATTTTGACCTCTACCAGACTCAGCTCACTCCCATAGGTGACTGGAAACCTCCGGTGGCACTGGAGTTTGTAAATACCAAAGTAGCCGATCAGTTTTCTTCCATTTCAGCCCAGGGGGACCTGTTGTACTATGTGTATGATGCCAGTGAGATCAATTCTGTGGAAATACCACCACAGCTCAGGCAGTTCAAAAACATCATTATCCAGGGCTACATCACAGACGGAAAGAATGGTGCCGGTATAGCCGCGGAAATCGTGGTATCGGATGCATTCACCTCCGGAGAAATCATGACCCTATCCAACAACCCCAATGACGGGCGCTATACCGTAGTACTGGCCGTAGGCAGCAACTATAACATAGAAATCAAAAAGAAAGGCTACACCTCCAAGTCGCTGTTCTTTGACCTGAGCAACGAACACGAATATAAGGAAATCGATCAGGACATACAACTGTACAACACCGCCAACCTGAACCTCAATATTTATGATGGTGATCTTTTTGAACCCATTCAGGCCAACATCAAAGTAAAGGAACCAGGAGCAGCAGACTTCCTGATGCAGCTGGAAAATAACCCTGATGGCCGTATTACGCTGGACCTGCCACTTGGCAAGGTCTATGAAATCATCGTGGACAAGGAGAATTTTGACAGCAAATTTTTTACGCTCGATGTATCCGACCTGGTGGTCTACCCGGAGTTTATCAGAGATGTGGAGATGCTTCCGCATAAACGCAACATAGAAATCAACGTGGCAGACCTGGTCAACAATGGAAAGATACGCTCGAAAGTACGGATCAGAAACCGCAACCGGGATGAAGTGATCGAGGTGAGCGGTAACGAAACCGTGGCTCTCCGTGTGGGAGACAGGTATGAAATAGAGGCCACAAGCGATCAGGGCTATGCGTTCAACAGTACGGTGATAGATGTGAAGCCCAGCGGAACGGAAATCTCCTCTGGAGATGATGCCGTAGGGGGCGTATCGGTGATCGGAGAAGGTGGCTCTGCCAAAATCCAAATGAACCTCCAGCCGCTATTGGTTGGCGCTAACCTCACACTAAAAGAAATACTTTTTGAGTCGAATTCTGATCAGCTCAATGAAGTCTCCTTTGCGGAACTGGAGCGGGTAGTAGAGCTCATGAAGCAAAACCCCGGGATGAAAGTGGAAATAGCCGCACATACCGATGATGTGGGCTCGGCCGCTTATAACGCCGCCTTGTCCAACAGAAGGGCTCAGAGTGCCGTGAAGTTTCTGATAGAAAAGAATATCCCCAGCGATCGGTTTGTTGCCAAGGGCTATGGCGAAAGCCAGCCCATAGTGCCTAACGATACTGAGGAAAACAAAGCTCAAAACAGACGTTTAGTATTGAAAATCCTAGCCATATAA
- a CDS encoding CHAT domain-containing protein, with protein MKRLSLGLIFFLTTSLCFAQDWAASYQQSVDFYNNYQSAEARLAAERALEQIKSTETKASKNQTVILRQLSIICYDLGEDAAALSYAKEEVEVLIALGENRDMNYANALQNLAVIRMARSEYGAADPLLSEALDLTLEYNSEDSYEVAAAKGNLAIAKFQLKEDEAARTLFESSQRVMNTYEEVGPEYFNIIYNYGSLLSENGEYEKALALFVELVDYYNEGTPSFEYGSMLIKVGDALDQLGRFSEAVSQYELAIENFTDLGEQNSEEYSIALNNLTIDLQKTGQFGRATELIEELVLQKEAEQETNPASYASTLTNYSNLLIRNGELATAKEKLELVMELYTSRLPGDLTYVNALESLSGLLLTDGDITGATQKIDLALEVAREKGMKSRLYALYNQKAKILTSEAKYTEARNIAEEALQESITLFGSDALQTAFVKNTLAGVYTQLGAYQQAGKLYLEVLPIFRQTYGESHPEYATVAANYSSLLQLEGSYYTAEYYLKIAEEIKRQAYGKENRDYLTTYENLGLLYLNTARYTEAGQVLSEIKAIKEKILPTRDPSLAYTLANLGTVKKQLAEYGDAEKYLKEARSIYETSYGTQHIFYASVINNLALLYQKMGNLDAAKPLFEQSLETYQTQIGKMNPEYATALENLATLYQMEEDYDRAKALLEEVLVIDEAILGTNHPLYSKTLHNLASIYKENQEYDQAKTLYQKALDIDEKVFGTNHPSYASTLYNLATLEQELEHYDQALTYYQQVVDIRLSILGPNHPDYAYSLYGLASIKHKTGDFEGARPLYLRVTERYLDFINQYFPALSESEKSAFYGKIKPVFDSYLDYAVEFCLLNKGTQSDQDTLIGSMYNLQLSTKALLLNATNKVRNTILSSGDTDLISLFNDWVGLKENIVKAYSMSKEELELSNIKIADMEAESNEKEKQLSLKSSSFAGAFETEAPTWKRIQEQLSSDEAAIEMIRIKKKMKQDSVLYIGLILRSDEGAIPELVVSANGLQMEDKGFKTYKNSIIYKILDERSYATFWKPFDDKIDTSVKRVFLSADGVINKVNIATLYNPEKKEYLIDRYKVRLLSNTRELLEMTSPEGTKNDAVMFGFPKYYISSQAKNNSGGLLSPKDMERSFGSTISELPGTLKEIEEIGQIVETSSWTFESFLAEAATEDQIKKISSPKILHIATHGFFLEDIKVDDEAGGLTSRNAKFNPLLRSGLLLAGAQNTVKNEDLPGEEDGILTAYEVMNLNLDNTQLVVMSACETGLGEVKNGEGVYGLQRSFIVAGADNLVMSLWKVNDQTTQLLMSAFYRNWFGGQTKLEAFNAAIAEVRKEFKEPYYWGAFVMLGK; from the coding sequence TTGAAAAGACTATCCCTTGGCCTGATATTTTTTCTGACCACATCGCTGTGCTTTGCCCAGGACTGGGCAGCATCCTACCAGCAGTCTGTAGACTTCTACAACAACTACCAATCTGCTGAAGCACGTCTGGCTGCCGAAAGAGCTCTCGAGCAAATCAAATCCACCGAAACCAAGGCTTCGAAAAACCAAACCGTCATTCTGCGGCAACTCTCAATCATCTGTTATGATCTGGGAGAAGATGCTGCAGCCCTCTCATACGCCAAAGAAGAAGTGGAGGTGTTGATCGCGTTGGGAGAAAACAGGGACATGAATTATGCCAATGCCCTTCAAAACCTGGCAGTAATCCGCATGGCGCGCAGTGAGTACGGAGCTGCAGACCCACTGCTTTCAGAGGCCCTTGACCTCACCCTCGAATATAACAGCGAAGACAGCTACGAGGTAGCCGCTGCAAAGGGCAATCTGGCCATTGCCAAGTTTCAACTGAAGGAAGATGAAGCGGCAAGAACGCTTTTTGAAAGCTCACAGCGGGTCATGAATACTTATGAAGAAGTGGGGCCGGAGTATTTCAACATCATTTACAACTATGGCTCATTGCTTTCAGAAAACGGAGAGTATGAAAAAGCCCTTGCGCTCTTTGTGGAATTGGTGGACTATTACAATGAAGGCACCCCTAGCTTCGAATATGGCAGTATGTTAATCAAAGTGGGAGATGCTCTGGACCAGCTCGGAAGATTCTCTGAGGCTGTAAGTCAGTATGAGTTGGCCATTGAGAATTTCACCGATCTGGGTGAACAAAATAGCGAGGAATACTCCATCGCACTCAATAACCTCACGATTGACCTTCAGAAAACCGGACAGTTTGGTAGAGCCACAGAACTTATCGAGGAGCTGGTCTTACAAAAAGAGGCGGAGCAGGAAACCAACCCGGCATCCTACGCCAGCACATTGACCAACTACAGCAACCTGCTCATCAGGAACGGCGAACTGGCCACGGCAAAGGAAAAACTCGAATTGGTCATGGAACTTTATACTTCCCGGCTGCCTGGTGACCTCACTTATGTAAATGCCCTGGAAAGCCTGAGTGGTCTTTTGCTCACAGATGGAGACATCACCGGAGCCACCCAAAAAATAGACCTGGCACTGGAAGTAGCTCGCGAAAAGGGAATGAAAAGTCGTCTTTACGCCCTATATAACCAGAAGGCGAAAATCTTAACCTCAGAAGCAAAATATACCGAAGCCCGAAACATCGCCGAAGAGGCTCTCCAGGAGAGCATTACACTTTTCGGGTCGGATGCCTTGCAAACGGCTTTTGTGAAAAACACGCTCGCAGGAGTATATACCCAGCTGGGAGCGTATCAGCAAGCAGGCAAACTCTATCTGGAAGTGCTCCCAATCTTCAGGCAGACCTATGGTGAGAGTCACCCCGAATATGCTACTGTAGCCGCCAACTATTCGTCCCTGCTCCAGCTCGAAGGCAGCTACTACACTGCAGAGTATTATCTGAAAATCGCCGAAGAGATCAAGCGCCAGGCCTATGGCAAGGAAAATAGGGACTATCTCACCACCTATGAAAACCTGGGGCTACTGTACCTCAACACTGCCCGATATACCGAAGCAGGACAGGTACTGAGTGAAATCAAGGCAATCAAAGAAAAAATTCTGCCTACAAGAGATCCTTCGCTGGCCTATACGCTGGCCAATCTGGGCACAGTGAAAAAACAACTGGCCGAATACGGTGACGCTGAAAAATACTTAAAGGAAGCCAGGAGCATTTATGAGACCAGCTACGGTACGCAACATATCTTCTATGCCTCTGTCATTAATAACCTTGCCCTGCTTTACCAGAAAATGGGCAATCTTGACGCGGCTAAGCCACTGTTTGAGCAATCTCTGGAAACCTACCAAACTCAAATAGGAAAGATGAATCCAGAGTATGCTACCGCTCTGGAGAATCTGGCAACCCTCTATCAGATGGAGGAAGACTATGACAGGGCCAAAGCTCTACTGGAAGAAGTACTCGTGATTGATGAAGCCATTTTGGGAACCAATCATCCTTTGTACTCTAAAACCCTGCACAACCTGGCCTCTATTTACAAGGAAAATCAGGAATATGACCAGGCCAAAACACTCTATCAAAAAGCATTGGACATAGATGAGAAGGTTTTCGGGACCAACCATCCGTCTTATGCCAGTACCCTTTATAACCTGGCCACGCTGGAGCAGGAGCTGGAGCATTATGACCAGGCACTCACCTATTATCAGCAGGTAGTGGATATACGCCTGTCGATTCTCGGCCCCAATCATCCCGACTATGCTTACTCACTGTATGGGCTGGCCTCCATAAAGCACAAAACCGGGGACTTTGAGGGTGCTCGGCCGCTCTATCTCCGGGTGACCGAACGGTATCTTGATTTTATCAATCAATACTTCCCCGCACTGAGCGAAAGTGAGAAGAGTGCCTTCTATGGGAAAATAAAGCCTGTATTTGATAGTTATCTGGACTATGCGGTGGAGTTCTGTCTGCTGAACAAAGGGACTCAAAGTGATCAGGACACCCTCATTGGCAGCATGTACAACCTTCAGCTCTCTACCAAAGCACTTCTGCTCAACGCCACCAATAAGGTGCGAAACACCATACTGTCCAGTGGAGATACTGACCTCATCTCCCTCTTCAACGACTGGGTAGGTCTGAAAGAAAATATTGTCAAGGCTTACAGCATGAGTAAGGAAGAGCTTGAACTGAGCAATATCAAAATTGCGGACATGGAGGCGGAATCCAATGAAAAGGAAAAGCAGCTTTCCCTCAAATCCTCCTCATTTGCAGGGGCCTTTGAAACAGAAGCTCCAACATGGAAGCGCATTCAGGAGCAACTATCATCAGACGAAGCAGCCATAGAGATGATCCGAATCAAGAAAAAGATGAAGCAAGACTCTGTGCTATACATCGGGCTGATTCTCCGCAGTGATGAGGGGGCCATCCCCGAGCTGGTGGTGAGTGCCAATGGCCTTCAAATGGAAGACAAAGGCTTCAAAACCTATAAGAATTCGATTATTTATAAAATACTGGATGAACGCTCTTATGCCACTTTCTGGAAACCCTTTGATGACAAAATAGACACCTCCGTAAAAAGAGTCTTCCTCTCTGCCGACGGGGTGATCAATAAAGTAAACATTGCCACCCTGTACAATCCGGAAAAGAAAGAGTATCTCATAGACCGCTACAAGGTGCGCCTGCTCAGCAATACCCGTGAGCTGCTGGAAATGACCTCTCCCGAGGGGACGAAGAATGATGCTGTCATGTTTGGTTTCCCAAAGTATTACATCTCCAGTCAGGCCAAAAACAATAGTGGAGGTCTGCTCAGTCCTAAGGATATGGAGCGTAGCTTTGGATCCACTATCTCTGAACTCCCAGGCACTCTGAAGGAGATAGAGGAGATTGGCCAAATTGTGGAAACCAGCAGCTGGACTTTTGAATCTTTTTTGGCGGAAGCTGCCACCGAGGATCAAATCAAAAAAATATCCAGTCCCAAGATTTTACACATCGCTACGCATGGTTTCTTTCTGGAGGACATTAAGGTGGATGACGAAGCGGGCGGACTTACCAGCAGAAATGCCAAATTCAATCCGCTGCTAAGGTCCGGACTACTCCTGGCTGGAGCTCAAAACACGGTAAAAAATGAAGACCTGCCGGGCGAAGAAGATGGAATCCTGACGGCATATGAAGTGATGAACCTCAACCTGGACAACACCCAGCTAGTGGTAATGTCAGCCTGTGAGACAGGACTGGGCGAAGTGAAAAATGGTGAGGGTGTTTATGGCCTTCAACGGTCATTCATCGTAGCTGGTGCAGATAATCTGGTGATGAGCTTATGGAAAGTGAACGATCAGACTACCCAGCTTCTGATGAGTGCTTTCTATCGAAATTGGTTCGGAGGGCAGACCAAACTGGAGGCCTTCAATGCGGCAATAGCCGAAGTACGAAAAGAATTCAAAGAGCCTTACTATTGGGGCGCTTTTGTCATGTTAGGAAAATAA
- a CDS encoding (Fe-S)-binding protein: MQMIPQLAFVAVLLFFGFFLFRRIARIRKNILLGRPETINDQKGVRLKTLLLVAFGQKKMFKRLLPAFFHLLIYVGFILINIEVLEIILDGLLGTHRLFAPFVGDFYTFLISFFEVLAVLVIFACVVFLIRRNILKINRFHKIEMRGWPTLDANLILVIEVVLMVAILSMNAADQVLQARGVDHYTVTGSFVVSSMMMPIFDGLSDGGLIMVERSAWWFHIVGILAFAVYVTYSKHLHIFMAFPNTYYSKLTAKGKMNNMEEITNEVKIMLGMSTGAEAAPPPEGMKFGAKDVNDLSWKSLMDAYACTECGRCTSECPANLTGKKLSPRKIMMDTRDRLEDVGLSLQKGGEGLNDGKSLLGDYITKEEINACTNCNACVEACPITINPLDIILQLRRYVAMEESGAPQSWNMMFQNVETNFAPWKFPPTDRFKWAEDLKEK; this comes from the coding sequence ATGCAAATGATCCCACAACTGGCCTTTGTGGCTGTCCTTTTATTCTTCGGATTTTTCCTGTTTCGACGCATAGCTCGAATCAGGAAAAACATCCTTCTGGGCAGACCGGAAACGATAAACGATCAAAAAGGCGTCCGTCTGAAAACCCTGCTCCTTGTGGCCTTTGGCCAGAAAAAAATGTTCAAGCGGTTGCTTCCTGCATTCTTTCACCTGCTCATTTATGTAGGATTCATTCTTATCAATATTGAAGTACTGGAGATTATTTTAGATGGGCTCCTGGGGACGCACCGATTGTTTGCGCCGTTCGTCGGCGATTTTTATACGTTTTTGATTTCGTTTTTCGAGGTGCTCGCTGTACTCGTGATCTTTGCCTGTGTGGTTTTTCTGATCAGGAGAAATATTCTGAAAATCAATCGGTTCCACAAAATAGAAATGAGGGGGTGGCCCACATTGGATGCCAACCTGATTTTGGTCATTGAGGTTGTCCTTATGGTGGCCATTTTATCTATGAATGCAGCCGATCAGGTATTGCAGGCCCGGGGAGTGGATCATTATACCGTCACCGGCTCCTTTGTAGTGAGTAGCATGATGATGCCCATTTTTGACGGACTGTCGGATGGCGGCCTGATCATGGTGGAGCGATCAGCCTGGTGGTTCCATATTGTGGGCATACTGGCTTTTGCTGTGTATGTGACCTACTCCAAGCATCTGCACATTTTCATGGCCTTCCCCAATACCTACTACAGCAAACTCACTGCAAAAGGTAAGATGAACAACATGGAGGAGATCACCAACGAGGTGAAAATAATGCTGGGCATGAGTACTGGAGCGGAGGCTGCCCCACCACCTGAGGGGATGAAATTTGGAGCCAAAGATGTAAATGACCTGAGCTGGAAGAGCCTGATGGACGCATATGCTTGTACAGAGTGCGGCAGATGTACCTCAGAGTGTCCTGCTAATCTGACCGGCAAGAAGCTCTCGCCGCGAAAAATCATGATGGATACCCGTGATCGTCTGGAGGATGTGGGCTTGTCTTTGCAAAAGGGAGGTGAAGGTCTGAACGATGGTAAATCCCTGCTGGGAGACTACATCACTAAAGAGGAGATCAATGCCTGCACCAACTGCAATGCCTGTGTGGAAGCTTGTCCTATTACCATTAACCCACTGGACATCATTTTACAATTGCGGAGGTATGTGGCCATGGAAGAATCCGGAGCACCCCAGTCCTGGAATATGATGTTTCAAAATGTGGAGACCAATTTTGCGCCATGGAAATTTCCTCCAACCGATCGGTTTAAATGGGCTGAAGACCTGAAAGAGAAATAA